The Solibacillus sp. FSL W7-1436 genome window below encodes:
- a CDS encoding RAxF-45 family protein, producing the protein MKKLAVETGVKVDTAMYFARVITFKFESNGIGMSFFRQFKNNA; encoded by the coding sequence ATGAAGAAGTTAGCGGTCGAGACAGGTGTAAAAGTGGATACAGCTATGTATTTTGCACGTGTCATTACTTTTAAATTTGAGTCTAACGGGATAGGTATGTCCTTTTTTAGACAATTTAAAAATAATGCGTAG
- a CDS encoding phytoene/squalene synthase family protein gives MSNKALQKDAMRVLKETSRTFYIPITFLDKELKLTVAAAYLAMRAIDEIEDHEDVSNEMKNETLLKVAELLKAPAFDNEAYLDALAPVKEKMPEVTLRLADWLEVCPQEAFPIVTSATSEMAEGMAKWALANWQVHTKEDLDDYTYYVAGLVGVMLSELWEWSAGTKTDRELAIGYGRGLQAVNILRNEQEDLDERGVSFVPDGWTRAELFAYAEENLAKADLYMKDLDKRSIKLFCRLPLALAHKTLQAMRDGREKMSRSEVEATVEEIQVD, from the coding sequence ATGTCGAATAAAGCTTTACAAAAAGATGCGATGCGCGTTTTAAAAGAGACGAGCCGTACATTTTATATCCCCATTACTTTTTTAGATAAAGAATTAAAATTAACGGTTGCCGCTGCCTATTTGGCGATGCGGGCAATTGATGAAATTGAAGATCATGAAGATGTTTCCAATGAAATGAAAAATGAGACATTATTAAAAGTGGCGGAATTACTGAAAGCCCCTGCTTTTGACAACGAGGCTTACCTTGATGCACTGGCTCCTGTAAAGGAAAAAATGCCTGAAGTGACATTGCGTCTCGCTGATTGGCTTGAAGTTTGTCCTCAAGAGGCATTCCCGATTGTCACTTCTGCAACGAGCGAAATGGCGGAAGGTATGGCAAAATGGGCACTCGCAAACTGGCAGGTGCATACGAAAGAAGACTTGGACGACTATACATACTACGTGGCTGGTTTGGTCGGGGTTATGCTTTCGGAGCTTTGGGAATGGAGCGCTGGTACGAAAACTGACCGTGAGCTGGCAATCGGCTATGGCCGCGGCTTACAGGCAGTAAATATTTTACGAAATGAGCAGGAAGATTTGGATGAGCGCGGTGTCAGCTTCGTTCCGGATGGCTGGACGCGGGCTGAACTATTTGCTTATGCCGAAGAAAATTTGGCAAAAGCCGACCTTTACATGAAGGATTTAGATAAACGTTCAATCAAACTGTTCTGCAGACTGCCTTTAGCATTGGCACACAAAACATTGCAGGCGATGAGAGATGGGCGGGAAAAAATGTCCCGATCAGAAGTTGAAGCAACAGTAGAAGAAATCCAGGTCGACTAA
- a CDS encoding ASCH domain-containing protein, which produces MNQIEAYWQHFRDSEGRQNIHYKEAFQFGEKADWLAGLVADGVKEATCSSFPLYELEGESLPEVGDYQIVLNSLDEPVAIIKSYSIEIYPFKEVPVDFALAEGEGTYEEWKEAHVAFFSSELSKNGLDFTEDMLTVCDRFKKVFPK; this is translated from the coding sequence ATGAATCAAATCGAAGCATATTGGCAGCATTTCCGTGATTCGGAAGGTAGACAAAATATTCATTATAAGGAAGCATTTCAATTTGGTGAAAAAGCAGATTGGCTAGCGGGACTTGTAGCGGATGGCGTTAAAGAAGCAACTTGTTCAAGCTTTCCGTTGTATGAACTCGAAGGAGAAAGTTTGCCGGAAGTTGGGGACTACCAGATTGTATTGAACAGTCTTGATGAACCCGTTGCGATCATCAAATCCTATTCCATAGAGATTTATCCATTCAAAGAAGTGCCGGTCGATTTTGCATTGGCAGAAGGAGAAGGTACTTATGAGGAGTGGAAGGAAGCGCATGTCGCGTTTTTTAGCAGCGAACTTTCCAAAAACGGTCTGGATTTTACCGAAGATATGCTGACAGTTTGTGACCGCTTTAAAAAAGTTTTTCCTAAATAA
- a CDS encoding alpha/beta fold hydrolase produces the protein MWEQQLMETTRGIFEVFTKGEGKPLCVTHLYSEYNETGNRFAEMFVPYYKVHIVNLRGCGKSTDDLSVFNYGLQDSVADLEAIRTASGYDTWGFAGHSTGGMLALNYAILHPESVEFIVAGGLCASAEYMHHPASIYCRENPNNKRILEILAMLGDSSSTIEQRRAGSKEWALMSLYKEQSYENMISRPSSGKTVSKRLDYFSYKELPNFDLRPQLPTVKTKAYIYGGLHDAQCPYEFSVEAADLLANATLTTFAESNHNPFIEEEEKFSEFVQNLSQVHSLR, from the coding sequence ATGTGGGAACAGCAGCTGATGGAAACAACGCGAGGAATATTCGAAGTTTTTACAAAAGGCGAGGGGAAACCGCTCTGTGTGACGCATTTATACAGCGAATATAATGAAACTGGCAACCGGTTTGCGGAAATGTTTGTACCGTATTATAAGGTGCATATAGTAAATTTACGTGGCTGCGGGAAATCAACAGATGATTTATCAGTCTTTAACTATGGCCTGCAGGACAGCGTAGCGGACCTGGAGGCCATCCGCACAGCATCGGGGTATGATACTTGGGGTTTTGCGGGGCATTCAACAGGAGGGATGCTAGCATTAAATTACGCTATTTTACATCCGGAAAGCGTGGAGTTTATCGTAGCTGGCGGTCTGTGTGCTTCTGCGGAATATATGCATCATCCGGCGAGCATTTACTGCAGGGAAAATCCGAACAATAAAAGAATACTTGAAATTTTAGCGATGCTTGGCGATTCGTCATCAACAATCGAGCAAAGAAGAGCAGGCTCTAAAGAATGGGCTCTTATGTCATTGTATAAAGAACAGAGCTATGAAAATATGATAAGCCGTCCAAGCAGCGGGAAAACCGTTTCGAAAAGACTGGATTATTTTTCTTATAAAGAGCTGCCAAACTTCGATTTACGACCGCAATTACCGACAGTGAAAACGAAAGCCTATATATATGGCGGTTTACACGATGCGCAATGTCCGTATGAATTTTCAGTGGAAGCAGCGGATTTGTTGGCGAATGCGACATTGACGACCTTTGCGGAAAGTAATCACAACCCGTTTATCGAGGAAGAAGAAAAGTTCTCGGAATTTGTGCAGAATCTATCTCAAGTTCATTCCCTGCGATAA
- a CDS encoding LTA synthase family protein, which yields MKNLVKNKNLINNFQGIFVLAVLMLWAKTYITQVTQFKLGVEGPLQQFLLLINPLGSAVLFLAVAFLFKRKRRLTALIIIYTLMTFLLFANSVYYRFFSDFITLPTISQTQNFGDLGGSVLTLLKPTDLLFFVDIFVLIFIRFSKKINFQSGKVGFKMPAAVIAAAIVLSIVNLQLAEADRPDLLSRGFDRSYIVKYLGMYNYTIYDSVKTFEASSERASADSSDIAEIINFTNSFSAQPNEKYFGKAKDMNVIYLHLESMQSFLIDYELEGEQVTPFLNSLVKNENTMYFDNFYHQTAQGKTSDAEFMLENSLFGLPQGSAFITKGQNTFEAAPSLLKDYGYTSAVFHGNNGSFWNRNIIYNQFGYDEFFDESSYDTSNSKNMAEYGLMDKPFFEQSESLLDTLPQPFYTKFITVAHHFPYKIDQDLATIGKATTGDASVDNYFQTARYADEAIEQFFAYLKESGLYENTMIVMYGDHYGISDNHNKAMEQIIGEEVTPVVNADLQRVPLFIHVPGMEGGVNHTYGGQIDLLPTVLHLLGVETKNNIHFGTDLLSEEHSEIVPFRNGNFVSPTIYSLDGKYYDPKTGEELDESKVETADKLKAMVEEKLHYSDKVVNGDLLRFHSKDGSIKE from the coding sequence GTGAAAAACTTAGTAAAAAATAAAAACTTGATAAACAATTTTCAGGGGATTTTCGTTCTTGCTGTTTTAATGCTATGGGCGAAAACCTATATTACACAAGTGACGCAGTTTAAGTTGGGTGTGGAAGGACCACTTCAACAATTTCTTTTATTAATCAACCCATTAGGTTCTGCGGTACTATTTTTAGCAGTTGCTTTTCTGTTTAAAAGAAAAAGAAGACTGACTGCATTGATCATCATTTATACATTGATGACATTTTTATTATTTGCGAATTCTGTATATTATCGTTTCTTCAGCGATTTTATTACGCTTCCAACGATTTCCCAAACACAAAATTTCGGAGATTTGGGCGGCAGTGTTTTAACATTATTAAAACCGACTGATTTATTATTTTTTGTGGATATTTTTGTATTGATATTTATTCGTTTTTCAAAGAAAATCAATTTCCAATCCGGCAAAGTCGGATTCAAAATGCCGGCAGCTGTTATAGCAGCTGCAATTGTATTATCTATTGTCAACTTGCAATTAGCGGAAGCTGACCGCCCGGATTTATTGAGCCGTGGCTTTGACCGCAGTTATATCGTCAAATATTTAGGAATGTACAATTATACAATTTATGATTCTGTCAAAACGTTTGAAGCATCTTCAGAACGTGCTTCAGCAGACAGCAGTGATATTGCTGAAATTATTAACTTTACAAATTCATTTTCAGCCCAGCCAAACGAGAAGTACTTTGGTAAAGCAAAAGATATGAATGTGATTTATTTGCATCTGGAATCGATGCAGTCATTTTTAATCGATTATGAACTTGAAGGCGAACAAGTAACACCGTTTTTAAATTCATTAGTTAAAAATGAAAACACCATGTATTTCGATAACTTTTATCATCAAACAGCGCAAGGTAAAACTTCGGATGCTGAATTTATGTTAGAGAATTCATTATTCGGATTGCCTCAAGGTTCGGCCTTTATTACGAAAGGTCAAAATACCTTTGAAGCCGCACCATCGCTATTAAAAGACTATGGCTATACATCAGCAGTGTTCCATGGAAATAACGGCAGCTTCTGGAACCGAAATATTATTTACAATCAGTTTGGCTATGACGAATTCTTTGATGAAAGCTCGTATGATACTTCAAATTCGAAAAATATGGCGGAATACGGCTTAATGGACAAACCATTTTTCGAGCAGTCTGAAAGTTTGCTGGATACATTGCCGCAGCCCTTCTATACTAAATTCATTACGGTTGCCCATCACTTCCCATATAAGATTGACCAGGATTTAGCGACGATCGGTAAGGCGACAACAGGCGATGCGAGTGTCGATAATTATTTCCAGACAGCTCGATATGCCGACGAAGCAATTGAACAGTTCTTTGCATATTTAAAAGAATCCGGTCTTTATGAGAATACGATGATTGTGATGTACGGAGACCATTACGGCATTTCCGATAACCATAATAAAGCGATGGAACAAATTATTGGTGAAGAAGTTACACCTGTTGTAAATGCAGATTTACAGCGTGTGCCGCTATTTATTCATGTACCTGGGATGGAAGGCGGCGTTAACCATACGTATGGTGGCCAAATAGACCTTCTTCCGACGGTATTGCATTTACTTGGTGTGGAAACAAAAAATAATATCCATTTTGGGACAGACCTGCTTTCTGAGGAGCATAGCGAAATTGTTCCGTTCAGAAACGGTAATTTTGTCAGCCCGACGATTTATTCATTGGACGGCAAATACTATGATCCGAAAACAGGCGAAGAGCTTGATGAGTCAAAAGTGGAAACAGCAGATAAATTAAAAGCGATGGTAGAAGAAAAACTTCACTATTCCGATAAAGTTGTAAATGGGGATTTACTGCGCTTCCATTCCAAAGACGGAAGCATCAAAGAGTAA
- a CDS encoding DUF4181 domain-containing protein, which yields MLIVVVIIAIFGAGLLDLNLRKKYNIPKNEKFMDQYVGIWHFALEIYLCFMFLSFVTINVFEQKTLYSVLFAFIMVLFLVRGLLEFWFRKEKRRHIISFTYVVLCAICSLAIAVIM from the coding sequence GTGTTAATTGTAGTAGTCATCATCGCAATATTTGGAGCAGGTTTACTCGATTTAAACTTACGTAAAAAATATAACATCCCAAAAAACGAAAAATTTATGGATCAGTATGTGGGTATATGGCATTTCGCCCTGGAGATTTACCTATGCTTCATGTTCTTATCGTTTGTAACAATTAATGTATTTGAGCAAAAAACATTATATTCTGTATTGTTCGCGTTTATCATGGTTTTGTTCCTAGTTCGAGGGCTATTGGAGTTTTGGTTTAGAAAAGAAAAGCGCCGTCATATCATTTCGTTTACGTATGTAGTGCTTTGTGCAATTTGCAGTCTTGCAATTGCCGTTATAATGTAA
- a CDS encoding D-serine ammonia-lyase, which produces MNQQILNLDTLKERFPLIEKLQSEQYVFWENENVAKEKQISEHVTPEMIQDAESRLKRFSSYIKVAFPITKFSDGIIESDLKEIAAMKKLIEGRRGFNIPGKLMLKCDHALPIAGSIKARGGIYEVLSHAEKLAIDAGMITEQEDYAKFHSEEFRKFFSQYKIAVGSTGNLGLSIGIISAQLGFQVTVHMSIEAKAWKKELLREKGVEVIEYESDYTSAVENGRKVAEQDPACHFVDDENSIDLFLGYSVAGSRLKDQLQQAKIKVDANHPLFVYLPCGVGGAPGGIAYSLKQIYGEHIHIFFAEPFASPCMLLGLMTGMHDKISVNDIGLSNKTEADGLAVGRPSRFVGTLMESVISGCYTVDDSFLFRSLKAMFETENIFMEPSAHAGVYGPIELMMQGTSYIQNHGLQDKMENATHIIWSTGGDLVPEELRQQYLQSEI; this is translated from the coding sequence ATGAATCAACAAATCTTAAATTTAGACACATTAAAAGAACGCTTTCCGTTAATTGAAAAACTGCAATCAGAACAATATGTGTTTTGGGAAAATGAAAATGTAGCGAAAGAAAAGCAAATATCCGAGCATGTAACACCCGAAATGATTCAGGACGCAGAAAGTAGATTGAAGCGTTTTTCTTCTTATATAAAAGTCGCATTTCCAATTACTAAATTTTCGGACGGTATTATCGAATCGGATCTAAAAGAAATTGCCGCGATGAAAAAACTGATTGAAGGACGACGCGGTTTTAATATTCCCGGCAAACTAATGCTTAAATGTGATCATGCATTACCGATCGCCGGTTCGATTAAAGCGCGTGGCGGTATATACGAAGTGTTGAGCCATGCCGAAAAGCTGGCAATCGATGCCGGTATGATAACAGAACAGGAAGATTACGCAAAATTCCATAGTGAAGAATTCCGTAAGTTTTTTAGCCAATATAAAATAGCAGTCGGGTCAACGGGCAATTTGGGCCTTAGTATCGGTATTATTAGCGCACAGCTTGGTTTCCAGGTGACTGTGCATATGTCGATCGAGGCAAAAGCGTGGAAAAAAGAACTGCTGCGTGAAAAAGGTGTGGAAGTAATCGAATACGAATCCGATTATACATCTGCCGTGGAAAACGGCCGCAAAGTAGCGGAACAAGATCCTGCTTGCCACTTCGTTGATGATGAAAATTCAATCGATCTGTTTTTAGGGTATTCTGTAGCGGGATCTCGCCTGAAAGACCAGCTTCAGCAAGCGAAAATTAAAGTCGATGCAAATCATCCGTTATTTGTTTATCTGCCTTGCGGGGTTGGGGGTGCACCCGGAGGTATTGCCTACTCTTTAAAACAAATTTACGGTGAACATATTCATATTTTCTTTGCAGAACCATTTGCATCTCCATGTATGCTTCTTGGTTTGATGACAGGCATGCATGACAAAATCAGTGTGAATGATATTGGTTTGTCCAACAAGACAGAAGCTGACGGATTGGCGGTAGGACGTCCATCACGATTTGTCGGAACATTGATGGAATCCGTAATAAGCGGATGCTATACTGTGGATGACAGCTTTTTATTCAGAAGTTTAAAAGCTATGTTTGAGACGGAAAACATTTTTATGGAACCTTCAGCACATGCTGGTGTGTATGGTCCGATTGAATTAATGATGCAGGGGACTTCATACATTCAAAACCATGGGCTACAAGATAAAATGGAAAACGCCACACATATTATTTGGTCAACAGGTGGCGATTTAGTGCCTGAAGAGTTACGACAGCAGTATTTACAATCAGAGATATAG
- the abc-f gene encoding ribosomal protection-like ABC-F family protein: MQLKAENITKIIGGNIIFKELTFEVNAGERIAIVGRNGSGKTTLFKVLASIEQPDEGRIIKSKGQTIGYLHQIPQYTDISVFDVLSKAFAELHDIKDRLSQLEMRMATELSEKILDQYGELQEQYLAKGGYEIEAKIASIANGLSITKLLEQPFHALSGGEKTKVMLAQILLQQPDVLLLDEPTNHLDLAATQWLEDYLQYFKGTVVVISHDRMFLNKIVQYVAEIEDGQIWMSKGNYDQYIKNKEAKIARQFAAYEEQQKKIQKMKEAIRRLRQWANEASPPNPDLYRKAKVMEKMLARMEMVKKPKTERQMNLQLKAEDRTGKEVFILKKISHGFEHDFLFMDVQLSVHFQDRIAIVGNNGTGKSTLLKILLGEIAPVDGEAKQGSNLKIGYLAQQFDQFNGRQRLIDAFREQASLTEYDARHMLAKFLFYGHDVFKKVDQLSGGEKMRLRLAQLMVQNCNVLVLDEPTNHLDIESREALEEALENFEGTILAISHDRYFLQKLFTRTAWLENQQLTVHEGPFEWAQSKQRELCK; the protein is encoded by the coding sequence ATGCAGTTGAAAGCGGAAAATATAACGAAAATTATCGGTGGCAACATCATTTTTAAAGAACTTACTTTTGAAGTGAATGCCGGTGAACGTATCGCAATAGTCGGTCGGAACGGCAGCGGGAAAACAACGTTATTTAAAGTGCTGGCAAGTATTGAACAGCCGGATGAGGGGCGGATCATAAAATCGAAAGGTCAAACAATCGGCTACTTGCATCAAATTCCCCAATACACGGATATATCCGTATTTGATGTGTTGTCAAAAGCATTTGCAGAATTACATGATATTAAAGATCGTCTTTCTCAGTTGGAAATGAGGATGGCAACAGAATTATCCGAAAAGATTTTAGATCAATATGGTGAGCTGCAAGAGCAATACTTAGCAAAGGGCGGCTACGAAATTGAAGCGAAAATTGCATCGATCGCAAATGGACTTTCGATTACTAAACTATTGGAACAACCTTTTCATGCCCTCAGCGGCGGGGAAAAAACAAAGGTAATGCTTGCTCAAATATTACTGCAGCAGCCGGATGTCTTGCTGTTGGATGAACCGACAAATCATTTGGATCTTGCTGCAACACAATGGCTTGAAGACTATTTGCAATACTTTAAAGGGACCGTTGTTGTAATTTCCCATGACCGGATGTTTTTAAATAAGATCGTTCAGTATGTGGCAGAAATTGAAGACGGACAGATTTGGATGAGCAAGGGGAACTATGATCAGTACATTAAAAATAAGGAGGCGAAAATAGCGCGGCAGTTTGCGGCATATGAAGAACAGCAAAAAAAGATTCAGAAGATGAAAGAGGCAATTCGCCGATTGCGACAATGGGCGAATGAGGCATCTCCTCCGAATCCCGATCTATACCGCAAAGCGAAAGTAATGGAGAAGATGCTGGCCCGAATGGAAATGGTCAAAAAGCCGAAAACCGAGCGCCAGATGAATTTACAGTTGAAGGCTGAAGACCGGACAGGAAAAGAAGTATTTATACTGAAAAAAATTTCCCACGGATTTGAACATGACTTTTTATTTATGGATGTTCAGTTGTCGGTACATTTTCAAGATCGGATAGCGATTGTCGGGAATAACGGAACGGGAAAATCCACATTATTAAAAATTCTATTAGGGGAAATAGCGCCGGTAGACGGGGAGGCTAAGCAGGGCAGCAATTTAAAGATTGGTTACCTTGCACAGCAGTTTGATCAATTTAACGGCAGGCAGCGTCTTATTGATGCTTTCCGGGAGCAGGCATCATTGACGGAATACGATGCGCGGCATATGCTCGCCAAATTTTTGTTTTACGGTCATGATGTTTTTAAAAAAGTGGATCAATTAAGCGGCGGGGAAAAAATGAGGCTTCGTCTAGCCCAATTAATGGTTCAAAATTGCAATGTTCTCGTGTTGGATGAACCGACGAACCATCTTGATATTGAATCGAGAGAAGCGCTTGAAGAAGCATTGGAGAACTTTGAAGGAACTATTCTCGCAATTAGCCATGACCGCTATTTTCTGCAAAAGCTATTTACGAGAACGGCATGGCTGGAAAATCAGCAGCTTACCGTTCATGAAGGTCCATTTGAATGGGCACAGTCAAAACAAAGGGAGTTATGCAAATGA
- a CDS encoding YaiI/YqxD family protein, with protein sequence MLQLLIDADACPVVDLALFISSRYEIRPILFCDTSHRIERDGAKTIIVDKGPDSVDFKLLSVLKRGDIVITGDYGLAAMCIAKGGIVVNHNGKELTSDNIDQLLAFRFESAKIRRAGGRTKGPKKRTEENNLAFETKFRQICERAIFEKEES encoded by the coding sequence ATTTTACAACTATTAATTGATGCAGATGCATGCCCAGTTGTTGATTTAGCGCTGTTTATTTCATCTCGTTATGAGATAAGACCAATCTTATTCTGCGATACATCACATCGAATCGAACGAGATGGAGCAAAAACAATTATTGTCGACAAGGGACCAGATTCAGTTGATTTTAAGCTACTGAGTGTCTTAAAGCGAGGAGATATTGTCATAACAGGGGATTATGGTCTTGCCGCGATGTGTATAGCAAAAGGTGGGATTGTCGTAAATCACAATGGGAAAGAACTGACGTCTGACAATATAGATCAACTGTTGGCTTTTCGATTTGAAAGTGCGAAAATAAGACGTGCAGGGGGACGTACGAAAGGTCCGAAAAAGCGCACGGAAGAAAATAATTTAGCTTTTGAAACGAAATTTCGACAAATTTGTGAACGTGCGATTTTTGAGAAGGAGGAATCATAA
- the yidC gene encoding membrane protein insertase YidC — protein MKNLKLSVFLLTIPLLLAGCESVENKEGFFYSTFVRPMDWTLNTFGELFNGSYGLAIIAIILIIRLVLMPFMLKTYRSQASMKVKMDFVRPQMEDIQARLKAAKTPEERSTIQQEMMSLYKEHNINPLNMGCLPALIQMPIIMGLYYAILYSAEIKTHSFLWFDLGSTDIWMTAIAGVVYFVQAKVSLQTVPEAQKNQMKLMIYVSPIMIVIISLSSMAALPLYWAVGGLFLIVQTYIGRKFFSNIPETKGNE, from the coding sequence ATGAAAAACTTAAAACTTAGTGTTTTCCTTCTTACCATTCCACTTTTACTGGCAGGCTGTGAAAGTGTGGAAAACAAAGAAGGCTTCTTTTATTCAACATTTGTACGTCCGATGGATTGGACGTTAAACACATTTGGTGAATTATTTAACGGCAGTTATGGTTTGGCTATTATTGCTATTATTTTAATTATTCGTCTCGTACTAATGCCGTTTATGCTTAAAACTTACCGCAGTCAAGCTTCAATGAAAGTGAAAATGGATTTTGTTCGTCCTCAAATGGAGGATATCCAGGCACGTTTAAAAGCAGCAAAAACTCCGGAAGAAAGAAGCACGATTCAGCAGGAAATGATGTCGCTCTACAAAGAACATAATATTAATCCGCTAAATATGGGCTGCCTGCCAGCGCTTATACAAATGCCGATTATTATGGGCTTATACTATGCGATTTTATACTCGGCTGAAATTAAAACACATTCATTCCTATGGTTTGACCTTGGCTCTACTGATATTTGGATGACTGCAATTGCAGGTGTCGTTTATTTCGTACAAGCGAAAGTATCGCTTCAAACCGTACCAGAAGCTCAGAAGAATCAAATGAAACTGATGATTTATGTATCACCGATTATGATTGTCATTATTTCATTGTCTTCGATGGCTGCACTCCCGCTGTACTGGGCAGTCGGAGGGTTATTCTTAATTGTCCAAACCTATATTGGACGCAAATTTTTCTCCAACATCCCTGAAACTAAGGGAAATGAATAA
- a CDS encoding GNAT family N-acetyltransferase: MEEILLENDIIKLRPVQLSDIEAITNAADDERIWEHMSVTLLSREAVQNYIGNAVKERDKGISYMFAVIDKKTDTIVGCTSFLDISFPHKRLEIGATWYNPTVWRSAINTNCKFLLFQYCFEVLKLNRIQIKTGHENYRSQKAIERIGAVKEGVLRNHMIRKEGIIRHTVMYSVILEDWEKLKTMFMDRLLNY, translated from the coding sequence ATGGAAGAAATACTATTAGAAAATGACATCATCAAGTTAAGACCAGTCCAGTTAAGTGATATTGAAGCAATCACTAATGCCGCGGATGATGAACGGATTTGGGAACATATGTCGGTAACGCTGCTTTCAAGAGAAGCGGTACAAAATTATATTGGAAATGCGGTAAAGGAGCGGGATAAGGGGATTTCGTATATGTTTGCGGTTATCGATAAAAAAACGGATACCATTGTAGGCTGTACATCTTTTCTTGATATTTCATTTCCTCATAAACGGCTGGAGATTGGGGCGACTTGGTATAATCCGACTGTGTGGCGTTCTGCAATCAATACTAATTGCAAATTTCTGTTGTTCCAGTATTGTTTTGAAGTACTTAAATTAAATCGTATTCAAATTAAGACAGGGCACGAAAACTACCGTTCACAAAAAGCCATTGAACGGATTGGTGCAGTGAAAGAAGGGGTTTTACGCAATCATATGATCCGAAAAGAAGGAATCATCCGCCATACCGTTATGTACAGTGTCATTTTGGAAGATTGGGAAAAACTGAAAACAATGTTCATGGATCGTTTATTGAATTATTGA
- a CDS encoding 3'-5' exonuclease — MKNLGRTKTYISIDIEAALIRGKQYIIEIGAVKWLPDGTTETFTQLIQPYKFKKLNAHIQKLTGITTEQLVDAPSFKEAFNKFKRWCKQDYVFLTFGEFDRKVLEEELSRNYIKNDCLYPMIDFQQKYMIANGLKEQPSLGGLMAQLGLENETQHRALADAASLLSIFVKVDGDQLIEQQQTNDFILLLTNFRMLETTYELVISVTNCKVEDNAITVESMNTFRDELPFTVQMVERVGEDGEKTTTEKISIKPNAQAKQFLQQISENMNGKILISRTALRSMSKILKLHQVTLPKTEVMTLVNLLKKEEIIARFNLEDEPTNTYEARVLHLLVKYEHMFVAEFYKRALIEKNIIQV; from the coding sequence GTGAAAAATTTGGGACGAACGAAAACATATATAAGTATAGATATAGAAGCCGCCCTTATACGCGGTAAGCAGTATATTATTGAAATAGGTGCGGTTAAATGGCTTCCGGATGGTACGACTGAAACATTTACTCAGCTAATTCAGCCGTATAAATTCAAAAAGCTGAATGCGCACATTCAAAAGCTGACAGGTATCACTACAGAACAGCTGGTTGATGCCCCTTCTTTCAAAGAAGCTTTTAATAAATTTAAACGCTGGTGTAAACAGGATTATGTATTTTTGACATTTGGTGAATTCGATCGGAAAGTGCTTGAAGAAGAGCTGTCGCGCAACTACATAAAAAATGATTGCTTATATCCGATGATCGATTTTCAGCAAAAATATATGATTGCTAATGGATTAAAGGAGCAGCCTTCATTAGGAGGGTTAATGGCACAGCTTGGATTGGAAAACGAAACCCAGCACCGTGCATTAGCCGATGCGGCAAGTCTGCTCTCAATCTTCGTTAAAGTTGATGGGGATCAGCTTATTGAACAGCAGCAAACGAATGATTTTATTTTATTGCTGACTAATTTCAGAATGCTGGAAACGACGTATGAACTCGTTATTTCTGTTACAAATTGCAAAGTTGAGGATAATGCCATAACGGTTGAATCAATGAATACTTTCCGGGATGAACTTCCCTTTACGGTACAAATGGTGGAACGTGTAGGGGAAGATGGGGAAAAAACGACAACGGAAAAAATTTCGATTAAACCGAATGCACAGGCGAAACAGTTCTTGCAGCAAATTTCCGAAAATATGAACGGCAAAATTTTAATTTCACGTACGGCATTACGATCAATGTCGAAAATATTGAAATTACATCAAGTAACTTTGCCTAAAACAGAAGTCATGACATTAGTAAATTTATTAAAAAAAGAAGAGATTATTGCAAGATTTAATTTGGAAGATGAACCAACCAATACATACGAGGCAAGGGTTCTGCATTTGCTTGTTAAGTATGAGCATATGTTTGTAGCTGAGTTTTATAAACGGGCATTAATCGAAAAAAATATAATACAAGTATAA